A single genomic interval of Chloroflexia bacterium SDU3-3 harbors:
- a CDS encoding DoxX family membrane protein, which yields MQKIFATRAETTITDPPFIHTLFSTTAFAWLWLLLRLFVGWQWLSAGWGKLSGGMWATGAPLKGFWEHALATDANGKSAITYDWYHAYIQFMYDNGWYTWFAHVVMWGEILIGLGIILGALVGIAAFFGAFMNWNFIMAGAASTNGMLLVLMIILVLAWKVAGWYGLDRWLLPMLGTPWQPGQLFQPKPAQASPATS from the coding sequence ATGCAGAAGATCTTCGCCACCAGGGCCGAGACCACCATCACCGATCCGCCGTTCATCCACACCCTGTTCAGCACCACCGCCTTCGCCTGGCTCTGGCTGCTGCTGCGACTCTTTGTGGGCTGGCAGTGGCTCTCGGCGGGCTGGGGCAAGCTCAGCGGCGGTATGTGGGCCACAGGCGCGCCGCTCAAGGGCTTCTGGGAGCACGCGCTGGCCACCGACGCCAACGGCAAGTCGGCAATTACCTACGACTGGTACCACGCCTACATCCAGTTCATGTATGACAACGGCTGGTACACCTGGTTTGCCCACGTGGTGATGTGGGGCGAGATCCTGATCGGCCTGGGCATCATCCTGGGCGCGCTGGTGGGCATCGCCGCCTTCTTCGGCGCGTTCATGAACTGGAACTTTATCATGGCGGGCGCGGCCAGCACCAACGGCATGCTGCTGGTCCTGATGATCATCCTCGTTCTGGCGTGGAAGGTGGCCGGGTGGTACGGCCTGGACCGCTGGCTGCTGCCAATGCTGGGCACGCCCTGGCAGCCCGGCCAGCTGTTCCAGCCCAAGCCCGCTCAGGCCAGCCCGGCCACAAGCTAG
- a CDS encoding DMT family transporter, with protein MISRRALPFIVLLIGIFAVASSSILIRFAQGLGVTSTSIAAWRLILAAIILLPIALTHGRAELRLLGRRELALGAVAGLFLALHFITWISSLEYTSVASSVALVSTNPLWVGLASLLIFRERLSRLTMAGIALTVGGSALIGLSDSGGHGAANALLGDALALLGAISVSIYYLIGRELRRTLGTLSYIWLVYSSGALVMVAISLLGALAQGRALASLAQFPPMGWALLLGLALGPQLMGHTIFNWALRHFSATFVTIALLGEPMGSALLALLLFGEPFQPLQLAGFAVLLGGIALATVAERAAKA; from the coding sequence ATGATCTCCCGCCGCGCGCTCCCATTCATCGTGCTGCTGATCGGAATCTTCGCCGTCGCATCGTCGTCTATCCTCATCCGCTTCGCCCAGGGCCTCGGGGTCACATCCACCAGCATCGCGGCCTGGCGGCTCATCCTGGCCGCTATCATCCTGCTGCCGATCGCGCTGACCCACGGGCGGGCCGAGCTGCGCCTGCTGGGCCGCCGCGAGCTGGCGCTGGGCGCGGTGGCGGGTCTCTTCCTCGCCCTTCACTTTATCACATGGATCAGCTCGCTGGAGTATACATCGGTGGCGTCTTCGGTGGCGCTGGTCTCCACCAACCCGCTATGGGTGGGGCTGGCCTCGCTGCTGATCTTCCGCGAGCGGCTGAGCAGGCTCACCATGGCGGGCATCGCGCTCACGGTGGGCGGCAGCGCCCTGATCGGCCTGAGCGACAGCGGTGGCCACGGCGCGGCCAACGCGCTGCTGGGCGACGCGCTGGCGCTGCTGGGCGCGATCTCGGTCTCGATCTACTACCTGATCGGGCGCGAGCTGCGGCGCACGCTGGGCACGCTCAGCTACATCTGGCTGGTATACAGCAGCGGCGCGCTGGTGATGGTGGCGATTAGCCTGCTGGGCGCGCTGGCCCAGGGCCGCGCGCTGGCCAGCCTGGCGCAGTTCCCGCCCATGGGCTGGGCGCTGCTGCTGGGCCTGGCGCTGGGGCCGCAGCTGATGGGCCACACCATCTTCAACTGGGCGCTGCGCCACTTCTCAGCCACCTTCGTCACCATCGCGCTGCTGGGCGAGCCGATGGGTTCGGCGCTGCTGGCGCTGCTGCTGTTTGGCGAGCCGTTCCAGCCGCTGCAGCTAGCGGGCTTCGCCGTGCTGCTTGGCGGCATCGCGCTGGCCACCGTGGCCGAGCGCGCCGCCAAGGCATAA